The Psychroflexus sp. ALD_RP9 region CTGCTTGCAAAACCATTTTGCAGTGCGAAGCCCATTTGAATACCTAAAAAGCCAAAGCTAAGGTAAATGATTTCTAAAGTAGAAAGCTTGCGTTTTTGCATACCGTTTTATTTGAATTAAAACGATAAGTCAAGAATTAATTTCAAAACTTATCTTAAATAGGAAGTAAAAGTATAAGTTTTGATTATCGTTGCAAATATACTAAAAATTATAACTCATCTCTATTTAAAGTTGTTTCTCTTTCTATGATATCTGTCTCAACAACAACCGTTTTATAATTTTCATCTTCAGATTCATCGGTGCTTTCGAGCCTATTAATGAGGAGTTTTGCGGCTTGACTACCCATGGCTTTACCATGTTGACTAACCGTTGATAATGGTGGAAATGCGTGTTTTGAAAGCACACCATCTGTAAAACCTATAAATTGAATATCTTGCGGGATAGAAAAACCTAATTCTCTTGCAGCCTTCATTGCAGTTATGGCATAGAGTTCATTAACAGCGAAAATAGCGTCAATTTCATTACGTTTCAAATAATCTTTTATTTGAGACTCTAAGTGTAAGAGTTCATCTTGATGTTTGTTGTTATCTTCAATCTTAAGAATAAGACTTTCATTTAAATCTATATCGTTAAACTTTAAAGCCTCAACATAACCTTTGGTTCTTAGTCTACCTACACTTACATAATCTTCAGTAGTAATAATACCTACTTTCTTAGCGCCAGAATCTATTAATTTTTGAACCGCTTTTCGTGAAGTGGCTATGTCATCTACCACTATTTTATCGCAAATAATCTCATCTAAAACACGATCGAACATAACTATAGGTATACCTTGATCAATAGTCTCAAATAAATGATGATAATCTTTTAAAGCTAGTGTTTCTTTAGCAATAGAAATAATAAATCCATCGATACTTCCATTGGCAAGCATTTCAAGATTTATAACCTCTTTATCAAAAGACTCGTTAGATAGACCTACAATAACATTGTAACCATGAGAGTTTGCATACTCTTCAATACCTGATATGACCGTTGTAAAAAAATGATGAACAATCTCAGGAATAATAACACCGAGCGTTTTTGTTTTTTTATTTTTTAAACTTAGAGCAATATTGTTGGGTTTATAATTGTAGAGTTTCGCAAAGGCTCGAACTTTTTCTTTGGTTTCATCACTAATCTCTTTGCTATCCCGAAGTGCCTTAGAAACTGTCGATACAGAAACATCTAGTTCTTTAGCTATAATTTTTAGAGTAGGCTTTTGTCTCATTTTTTGCGAAATCTAGAATTATTTCCTAAAAATACTAACTAATTCGAAAAAAAGTGTGATAAAATAAAATATCTAGAAAAGTTTTCAACACGAAAACGTTATCGTAGATTTATTGAGTTTGAGCATACATTTAGTTTACATACTTTTAACATCAGGAAGTAAAAGTATATTAATTCTAACTTAAATTTTTACGTATGCAAACAATTAAATATTTGGGCTTTATACTACTATTATTGCCCATTAGCCTCTTTGCCCAACAAACTGTAAAAGGTACAGTTGTCGGAGAAGATGGTGTGCCAATTCCTGGTGTTAATATTTCTATAGAAAACACTAATAAAGGAACTACTACCGATTTTGATGGTAATTACTCAATCGTTGTAGAACAAAATCAAGTGTTGAAATTTTCATATTTGGGTTTTAAACCTAAACAGGTGACTTTTATAAACCAAGATGAGATTAATGTTACACTTCAACTTGATACAGCTGTATTAGAAGAAGTTGTTGTGGTTGGTTATGGTACGGCAAAGAAAGAAGATTTAACAGGAGCAGTTGATTTAGTAACTCCAAAAGACTTCAATAAAGGCCCAATTAATTCAGCACAACAACTTATTACAGGTAAAATCGCTGGTGTGAATGTTACTTCAGCTTCAGGTTCACCTGGAGATGGTCAAAATATCACAATTAGAGGTCTAGGTTCTTTATCACTAACTAGTGAGCCGCTTTACGTAATTGACGGCGTGCCAATAGATAATGGAGGTGTTGGTGGTTCTAGAAACCCACTTAACATTATAAATCCAAATGATATTGCAAGCATCACAGTTTTAAAAGATGCTTCAGCAACAGCAATTTATGGTTCACGTGCTGCAAATGGTGTTATTCAGATTACAACTAAAAAAGGAAAAGACACCAATGAATTCCGCTTTAACACATCGTATAACAGAACCATTAGAAATACAGTAGAAACTGTTGATGTACTCAATGCTTCAGAATTTAGAAATTTAGTACAAACTATTGGTAATGAAAACCAAATCTCAAGATTAGGTGATGCGAATACAGATTGGCAGGACCAAATTTATGCTGACCAAGCGATGGGTGGTGAATTTAACACCAGTGCATTAGGAAACGCTTATGGTGTACCTATGCGTGTATCTTTAGGCTATTCTGACCAAAACGGTATTTTAAGAGGTGATAATTTTTCAAGATTAACAGGATCTTTAAACCTCACGCCTACTTTATTAGATGAAAAGCTTAAGTTAACATTTAATGCAAGAGGATCTTACGTAGAAAATACTTTTGCAGATCGTGGCGCGATTGGAGCAGCTGTAGCTTTTGACCCAACACAACCTGTGTTTGATGAAAATTCACCTTTTGCCAATTACTATACTTGGTTAGATGGAGATCGTCAACGGGGTTTAGCTACAACAAACCCAGTTGCTTTATTAGATTTAATTGATGACACTTCTGAAGTAAGACGATTTATCACCAACTTAAAGGCGGATTATAAATTAACCGATGAGTTGACCGCAACTATAAATGCTGGTTATGACGAATCTAATAGTAATGGAAGACGTATAACTTCTAGTGATATTCCTACTTCTGATGCTCCTGGAAGCGGTTTGCAAACAGGTGCTAGAACTGAATTTAGTCAAATACAAAAAAATAAGTTATTTGATGCTTACCTAAACTACAAAGGTAGCCTTAACGATGTGCATAATATTGATGCAACTGCAGGTTACTCTTATCAAGAATTTGAATTTGATAATTTCAGTTATGATAGTGAGCGTGAGGAACAAGGTTTAGAATCTGAATTCATCGATAAATCTAGAAGCGTATTATTATCTTATTTTGGTCGTGTTAACTACAACTTTGATAGTAAGTATTTAGTTACAGCAACTTTAAGAGCAGATGCTTCATCTAAATTAAATCCAGACGATCGTTGGGGATATTTCCCATCGTTTTCAGCAGCTTGGAATATTCATAATGAAGATTTTATCGAAGAATCTAGCGTTATTAATGAATTGAAATTAAGAGCTGGTTATGGTGAAGTTGGTAACGTAAATGGTTTAGGAGATTACCGCTTTTTAACACGTTATGTTGCCAGTCAACAAACAGCTAATTATCAGTTTGGAAATTCATTTTTACAAACCTTTAGACCGGAGCCAGTCAATGAAGACTTAAAATGGGAAGTCGGTTCAACTATAAATGTTGGTTTAGATTATGCCATTTTAGATAATCGTATCTCTGGTTCAATTAATGCCTACCGAAGAGAAACAAAAGATTTAATTGCATTTACCCTTGTAGATCCATTTACAAACTTCGGTAACCGTATTGATGCTAATATTGGTGATATGGTAAATAAAGGGATCGAATTTACTTTAAACCTTACACCAGTTGATACAGATGATTTTCAATGGGATATCAACTATAATATATCATTCAACGATAATGAAATTACAAGATTACCAGACGAACAAAACGTTGGTGGCATTAGTGGTGGTACAGGTAATAATGTACAAATTCATCGTGAAGGTGAATCACCATTTAGCTTTTATGTCTATGAACAAGTCTATGATTCAAATGGTAGCCCTATAGAAGGTGTTTTTGTAGATAGAAATAATGACGGTATTATTAATAATGATGACCGATACATTAAAGAAGATCCTTATGCAGATGTGCTTATGGGCTTGAACACTAATTTAAGCTATAAAAACTGGGATTTATCTATTCAATCTAGAGCAAGCCTTGGCAATTATGCTTACGACAATGTTGCTTCAGCTAATGGATATGAAAGACGAGCAACTGACAATCAAATTTTATCGAATCTTCATGTTGATTATTTAAATACAGGCTTCAAAGCAATCACTGAACAAAATTTATTAAGTGACTATTACGTTCAAGAGGCCTCGTTTTTCAGAATTGATAATATAACATTAGGTTATAATTTTGATAGTTTATCTAAAAATGCTAACTTTAGAGTATATGGATCTTTACAGAATGCCTTAGTTGTAACAGATTATGATGGTATTGATCCCGAAATTTCTGGAGGAATTGATAACAATTTCTACCCAAGACCAAGAACACTAGTCATTGGTGTTAATGTTGATTTTTAAAAAAAAATGAAAATGAAAAGAACGATTTTAAAATTTAGTTTTATTGCACTTTCTGCTCTATTGGTCATGTCTTGTCACGATGAGTTAGACCAAACACCAATAGATCCAGATACAGTAACTGAACAAGATGTATTTGCAGATGCAAAACAAGCAAAAGGCGCTCTTGCCAAATTATATGCAAGTCTGGCCTTAACAGGTCAACAAGGTCCTTCAGGACAACCAGATATTTCTGGTATAGATGAAGGTTTTTCACAGTACACAAGAATGCTTTATAACCTGAATGAATTAACAACTGATCATGCAGTTGTTGGCTGGGGTGACCCAGGATTACCTGATTTACATGCCATGTCTTGGTCATCAGGAAACGATTTTACTGAAGCTATGTATTATCGATTAGCTCAAGAAGTTTCATTTACAAATTCATTTATTGCAAATGCAAACCTACTTGCAGATCCAGTAGTAGAACAGTATATTGCTGAAGCAAGATTCCTAAGAGCTTTTGCTTATTATAACTTAATGGATTTATATGGAAATGTGCCATTAACTACTGAAATTTCAACTGAATTACCTGAACAAGCCACAAGGACTGAGATTTTCACTTTTGTTGAAGATGAATTACTTGATATTCAAAGTAATCTAGCAGCAGATGGTTCTAATGAATACGGTCGTGTTGATGAAGTAGCCGCTTGGGCATTATTATCTAAATTATATTTAAATGCCGAGGTTTTTACTGGGGAAGCCAGATATAATGAAGCGGTTGAGTACTCTGAAAAAGTGATAAATTCTTCTTATAGCATTAATACTAATGATGCCAATGGAAATGGCTCTGCTTACGATGAATTATTTTTAGCAGATAACAATGTTAATGGTGCTCAAAACGAATTTATTTTTACATTAAATTTTGATGGATTACAATCACAAACATTTGGAGGTACAACCTTCTTAACACATGCCTCTATTGGCGGTAATATGAATGCTTTAGATTACGGAGTTAATGCAGGTTGGGCTGGCTTAAGAACAACAGAAGCACTAGTCAAAAAATTTGATGTCTCTGATGATGCCTTAAATAATTCTTTTACTACAATTTCTAATTGGGCTATCATTGGTAGTGCAACACCAAACGGATGGAGTGATCCTGACACAGACATGTATGAAATTGCTCCAGATGTATACCAAGTTTTTGCAACATTAACTGATGGTGAAATGAAATTCAGAAGAGATAATCTTTGGGATAATAATTATGGTGGGGCAGATGGTAATGTAGTATTTAATGGCGATAACATCAGTGTAGATGCTGGCAGATATCTAATTACCTTCAACTTAAATAACAATACTTATACACTTGAGTCTATTTATGATTATTTACCAGATTCTAGAGCTATGTTTTATACAAATGGTCAAAGTCTTGAAATTGAAGAAATTCCTCCTTTTGAACAAGGATTTGCCGTCACTAAGTTTAAAAACATCGACTCAAATGGTAACCAAGGAAGTGATAATACTGGTAATTATGTAGACACAGACTATCCTGTTATCAGATTGCCTGAAATTTATTTAAATTATGCTGAAGCAACGCTTCGTGGTGGTAATGGTAGTGAAGCTACCGCCGTTAACTTAATCAATGAAATCAGAGAGCGCGCCTATGGAAACTCTAGCGCAAACATTAATAGTTCAGATTTAACTTTAGAATTTGTGTTAGATGAACGCTCAAGAGAACTTTACTGGGAAGGCCAACGCAGAACAGATTTAATTAGATACAATCTTTTCACAACAAATGATTACTTATGGCCATTCAAAGGAGACGCACAAAATGGTGTTTCAGTCCCTGAATTTAGAACGCTATTCCCTATTCCGAACGACTTATTATCAATTAATCCAAATTTGACACAAAATGAAGGCTATTAATAAACTATCCTTTTTGAAGTTATTTTCTATTATCTTAACACTAAGTTTTATTAGCTGTGATGATCAGGAATTAACTCAAATTAATGAAAATGCAAACACAGCCCTTTCACTATCGATTGATGAGGTTGTCATGACAGAAGATAATACTGATGAAGAAATTTTAACAGCCACTTGGACTAAACCTGACTTTGGTTTCCAATCGGTTCCTGAATATACTATTGAAATTGATATGATGGGGAACGATTTTAGTAGCCCTAGATTAGTAAATGTTGGCAGAAACACCTCAAAAATATTTACTTCAGAAGAGCTTAACAGTATTTTACTGAACTTAGGTGCTACACCTATGGAAGTCAATCAAATTGAGATGAGACTACTTGTAAGTTTGAGTGATGCTCAAGAAACTTATACGCAGGCAGTAGGTCTTGAAGCTACGCCTTTTTCTTCAATTCTAGACTTATCAACTAATTTAGGAATTGTTGGTAGTGCTACACCAGGTGGTTGGAGCTCAACAAATGAAACTCCTATTCAAGATGTTCCATTTTATTCAACTTCTGAAAATAATGTTGTTGTTGCTTACGCAACTTTAAGAGATGGTGAAATAAAATTTAGAGAGAATAACGAATGGACCGTTAATTATGGTGATGATGGTAATGATGGTTCGTTAGAGCCTAACGGTGCAAATATTCCAGTTAGTGCTGGCAATTACAAAATAACCGTTAATACTGAAACTCTAGAATGGTCTATTGAAGAATATTCTTGGGGTATTGTAGGTGGTGCAACTGTCTACGGTTGGGATACACCAGACATAAAATTTGAATATAACCCTTTTCAAGATAATTGGAAAGCTGCTGCAACATTAACAGATGGAGAAATAAAATTCCGCCAAAATGAAGAATGGAATTTTGACTACGGTGATACAGGTGCTGATGGAACACTAGATCAAGGCGGTGATAATATTGCTGTTGAAGCTGGACACTATATCATCACATTAGATTTAAACAGTCAAACTTATGAGTTAGAACCAACTGATTTATGGGGTCTTGTTGGTAGCGCTACTACATTTGAATGGGACGCACCTGATCCAGATAAGTTTTTACCTGATTTTGGTATAAATGAAGGTATGTACTATTTAAATGGTGTTGAAATTGGTACAGGTGAAGTTAAAATTAGACAAAATGAAGTTTGGGATGTAGATTACGGTGATAATGGAAATGATGGAACTCTAGAGTTAGGTGGAGCAAATATTCCGGTAACTCCTGGTACTTACAATGTTGAAATGAATTTTACAATAAATCCACCAACTATTAACTTTTACCCTTGGCAATAAAGCCTAAATTAAATAAAGGCCTACTTTGAATGTAGGCCTTTTTAATTTTAAATAATTATGAGAAAAAATCTACTTTTAATATTTAGCCTTTTATTAGGAAGCATAATCTCTGCTCAACAACAAACAGGAAACTTCACAATTACGCCATCTAATTTTGAGCAAGATGATGAAATTACAATCACTGTATCTGGTGTTGTTCCGGGAGTTTGGAGTACAAGTGATGTTTACTTATGGGCTTGGTACACAAATGCTAATGGTCAACAATTCGACTCGCCTACTAATGGCTCGTGGACAAGTTCTAGTGAATCACAAAAAATGACCAATAATGGTGATGGTACTTTTTCATTTACAATGACACCATCCGACTTTTACGGTGCAACTGATATTGTTGAAATTGGTATGCTTGCTAAAGCTAAAGATGGTACAGGCGATAAAAAAACACAGGACTTTGTTACCGATGTCGGAACATTTCAATTAACACTTAATGCTCCCCAAGAAAACTTAAATGTAATTCAAAATGGTGGCAACTTTTCTATCTCTGCTTCAAACTCAGCAGGGAATGCCACTTATGTCTTATCTGCTAATGGAAGTGTCATTAATACTCAGACAGGTGTTAACACTTATTCATATACCAACACAAACATTACTGAGAATAAAGATTATATTCTAGAAGTGACACAAGGTTCTATCACTTTTACAAGAGAGTTTTCAGTTATCGCTGAACCAACTGTCAACTCAGTTACTATGCCAGCTGATTATGAAGATGGTATCAATTATATTAGTGATACTGAAGCTATTTTAGTTTTAAATGCACCTGGAAAAGACTTTGTTTACGTTGCAGGGAGTTTTAATAACTGGAGTCCTGACGGAAGCTACGCTATGAATATAGATCCTACAAGAGATAATAAATTTTGGATTTCGTTAGATGGTTTAACTCCTGGACAAATTGAAACCTATCAATATTGGGTTGTAGACCAAACACCAATTAATGGTTCGCCTAAGGTCGTAAAAACTGCAGATCCATTTTCAACTTTGGTTTTATCACCTTTTGATGATCCTGGAATTCCAACAAGTTCATATCCTAACTTACCTCAATATCCTGATGGTCAAGAACGTGAAGTCAGTGTATTACAAACAGCAAAACCAGAATATAACTGGCAAGTCACAAATTTTGAAAAACCCAAAAAAGAAGATCTTGTGGTTTATGAAGTCTTGGTGAGAGATTTTGATGCTGATAGAAATTATCAAGATTTAATTGATAAAATAGACTATTTTAAAGATTTAAACATCAATGCCATTCACCTTATGCCAGTAATGGAATTTGAAGGCAACGAAAGTTGGGGATATAATACAGCATTTCATATGGCTTTAGACAAATTTTATGGAACTGAAAATAAACTTAAAGAGTTCATAGATTTATGCCACCAGAATGAAATTGCCGTTATACTTGACTTAGTTTTAAATCATGCTTATGGTCGTAATCCTATGGTAAGAATGTGGATGAATGATCCTGATGGTGACGGTTGGGGCGGACCTTCAACAGAAAATCCTTACTTCAACACGTCTCCTCGACATAGTTATAATGTAGGTAACGATTTTAACCATCAAAGTAATTTAACTCAATATTACACTGAACGTGTTATTAAGCACTGGATTCAAGAGTTTAAAATTGATGGCTTTAGATGGGATTTAACAAAAGGCTTTACACAAAATTGTTCTGACTCTAATGAATCGTGCACCAATAGTTACCAACAAGATCGCGTGGATGTCTTAAAAGCCTACGCTGACTATTCATGGTCTATAGATGATAGCCATTATGTTATTTTTGAACACTTAGGGCAAGATAATGAAGAACAGCAATGGGCTAATTATCGTTTAAATGAAGATAAAGGAATTATGCTTTGGGGCAAGATGACCGATCAATATAATCAACTTACAATGGGCTTTAATTCTAATAATGATATTACTAGAATGGGTCACGAAAGTCGCGGTTTTAATGCACCTAGATTATTGGGTTATGCCGAAAGTCATGATGAAGAACGCTTGATGTATAAAAATCTAGAATTTGGAAATACTTCAAACGCTTCTCATAATGTACAAAACTTAAATACAGCTCTATCTCGCATGTCTGCACTTGGCGCTGTTACAATGACTATTCCTGGCCCTAAAATGATTTGGCATTTCGGAGATTTAGGAATGGAAAATTCTATTTTTACTTGTAACGATGGTAGTGTAAACTTACCAGGCGGTACAGATGGTGATTGTAAACTAGACACCAAGCCTCAACCGCAGTGGACAAATAATTGGCTCAATGATCCTGCAAGAAGTCAAATTTATAACGATTGGGCTAGATTACATGAGCTAAAAATTGAAGAAGATGTTTTTGAAGGTGATTATGCCATAAATTCAGGCAACACTTTAACACCACGAATTTATGTTTTTAACAACAACTTACCTGCTTCATCTCTTAAAAATGTAGTGGTTATTGCTAATTTTGATGTTACAGCGAGAAACATAACACCTGATTTTCCTTATACAGGTCAATGGTTCAATTTAATGGATGAAACAGGTTCAACTTCTATAAATGTAAATAATACTTCTGCTACAATTAATATTCCTGCTGGAGAATTTAGAATTTATGGAAATGCACCATCAACTTTAAGCAACAACCAGTTTAATAAAAAGGAAATTACATTGTACCCTAATCCTACGTCAAATGCATTCAAACTGTCAGTTAATGCAAAAACTGTAAAAATTTATAATACGCTTGGCAAAGAAGTTAAATCTTTTGAAGCTGTAAATGCACATCAAATCTTGAATATATCAGAGCTTGAAACTGGTTTATTTTTTGTACAAATTACGAATGAATCTAATGTAAAAGAAACTCTTAAACTAGTTAAGCGTTAAATTTTGATAAGTTTAAAGCAATAAAAAAGCGCCCAATTTGGCGCTTTTTTTTATTTAATTTCTATTATAGTTTCACTTAATGGTCTTCTTACTTTTTTAAAACTTGCAAACTCATCATCATTAGACCGATATCCTATGGCACAAACTAAAACTGATTTAAGTTTTCTAGATTTTAAATCTAAAACTTCATCGTATTTGTGAGGAAGAAAGCCTTCCATAGGGGAAGCATCAATTTTTTCTAAAGCACAAATAGTTAATACATTACCTAAAGCCAAATAAGCCTGGTTATTAGCCCATTTTGAAATTTCATCATCTGTTTTTTCATTAAAATCTTTAATTAAAAATTCCCTAAAAGGTGATAAAATTTCATCAGGTGTCTCTCTTATTGACTTAATAAGTTCAAAGTTATCTTCAATAAAAGCTTGATTAATAGTTTCTTCACGACAAATCACCAACAAATGAGAAGCAGTTTTTACCTGTTGTTGATTAAAACTGTGTTGAAATAATTCATTTTTTAAATCCTGATTAGAAATCACAATTAATTTTAAAGGCTGCAAACCATATGAAGTTGGCGTTAAATTAAAACCCTCAATTATTTTATCTAAAATCGATTGAGGAACTATTTTGTTATCATCAAATTTTTTTGCGGCATAGCGCCATTTTAAAGCTTCAATCGTATCCATCAAATTATTTTGTACAAATATACTAAGCTAAAAATTAGACGACTTACAAAGTTTCCTTAAAAGAATTTACTTACCAGTTTGTCAAAAAGAGCTTAAAAAAACGCTTATTGTGATCGCTTACAAATAACAACACAGATCTACCTGAAGCTAGATAATTATCTATATCAGGACAAATTTGCTCTAATGTAAACCACTGCTCTACTCTATTAACAGCATTAAACCAGTTTAATTTTTGAGGCATCGTAAAATGATATCTACTCCAATCTTGTTTGTAAAAAAGTTGCTTTGTAAGCCACTCACCTTCAATTTGCACATCAGTTAAAGTTTTAAATACTGGTAGTTTTTCTTGAAATGGCTTAAACAACATGGCCTTAAAACACAATCTTTGCTGAATAGAATTTTGTTTTAATCCCAGGCCTTCAAGTTCAGAAGTTGCATTTTTTTGGTATAAAAGCGGAAATTGTTTGGTTTTAAGTTTATGTAGTTTATCTTCA contains the following coding sequences:
- a CDS encoding alpha-amylase family glycosyl hydrolase, encoding MRKNLLLIFSLLLGSIISAQQQTGNFTITPSNFEQDDEITITVSGVVPGVWSTSDVYLWAWYTNANGQQFDSPTNGSWTSSSESQKMTNNGDGTFSFTMTPSDFYGATDIVEIGMLAKAKDGTGDKKTQDFVTDVGTFQLTLNAPQENLNVIQNGGNFSISASNSAGNATYVLSANGSVINTQTGVNTYSYTNTNITENKDYILEVTQGSITFTREFSVIAEPTVNSVTMPADYEDGINYISDTEAILVLNAPGKDFVYVAGSFNNWSPDGSYAMNIDPTRDNKFWISLDGLTPGQIETYQYWVVDQTPINGSPKVVKTADPFSTLVLSPFDDPGIPTSSYPNLPQYPDGQEREVSVLQTAKPEYNWQVTNFEKPKKEDLVVYEVLVRDFDADRNYQDLIDKIDYFKDLNINAIHLMPVMEFEGNESWGYNTAFHMALDKFYGTENKLKEFIDLCHQNEIAVILDLVLNHAYGRNPMVRMWMNDPDGDGWGGPSTENPYFNTSPRHSYNVGNDFNHQSNLTQYYTERVIKHWIQEFKIDGFRWDLTKGFTQNCSDSNESCTNSYQQDRVDVLKAYADYSWSIDDSHYVIFEHLGQDNEEQQWANYRLNEDKGIMLWGKMTDQYNQLTMGFNSNNDITRMGHESRGFNAPRLLGYAESHDEERLMYKNLEFGNTSNASHNVQNLNTALSRMSALGAVTMTIPGPKMIWHFGDLGMENSIFTCNDGSVNLPGGTDGDCKLDTKPQPQWTNNWLNDPARSQIYNDWARLHELKIEEDVFEGDYAINSGNTLTPRIYVFNNNLPASSLKNVVVIANFDVTARNITPDFPYTGQWFNLMDETGSTSINVNNTSATINIPAGEFRIYGNAPSTLSNNQFNKKEITLYPNPTSNAFKLSVNAKTVKIYNTLGKEVKSFEAVNAHQILNISELETGLFFVQITNESNVKETLKLVKR
- a CDS encoding SusE domain-containing protein, with protein sequence MKAINKLSFLKLFSIILTLSFISCDDQELTQINENANTALSLSIDEVVMTEDNTDEEILTATWTKPDFGFQSVPEYTIEIDMMGNDFSSPRLVNVGRNTSKIFTSEELNSILLNLGATPMEVNQIEMRLLVSLSDAQETYTQAVGLEATPFSSILDLSTNLGIVGSATPGGWSSTNETPIQDVPFYSTSENNVVVAYATLRDGEIKFRENNEWTVNYGDDGNDGSLEPNGANIPVSAGNYKITVNTETLEWSIEEYSWGIVGGATVYGWDTPDIKFEYNPFQDNWKAAATLTDGEIKFRQNEEWNFDYGDTGADGTLDQGGDNIAVEAGHYIITLDLNSQTYELEPTDLWGLVGSATTFEWDAPDPDKFLPDFGINEGMYYLNGVEIGTGEVKIRQNEVWDVDYGDNGNDGTLELGGANIPVTPGTYNVEMNFTINPPTINFYPWQ
- a CDS encoding LacI family DNA-binding transcriptional regulator — protein: MRQKPTLKIIAKELDVSVSTVSKALRDSKEISDETKEKVRAFAKLYNYKPNNIALSLKNKKTKTLGVIIPEIVHHFFTTVISGIEEYANSHGYNVIVGLSNESFDKEVINLEMLANGSIDGFIISIAKETLALKDYHHLFETIDQGIPIVMFDRVLDEIICDKIVVDDIATSRKAVQKLIDSGAKKVGIITTEDYVSVGRLRTKGYVEALKFNDIDLNESLILKIEDNNKHQDELLHLESQIKDYLKRNEIDAIFAVNELYAITAMKAARELGFSIPQDIQFIGFTDGVLSKHAFPPLSTVSQHGKAMGSQAAKLLINRLESTDESEDENYKTVVVETDIIERETTLNRDEL
- a CDS encoding SusC/RagA family TonB-linked outer membrane protein translates to MQTIKYLGFILLLLPISLFAQQTVKGTVVGEDGVPIPGVNISIENTNKGTTTDFDGNYSIVVEQNQVLKFSYLGFKPKQVTFINQDEINVTLQLDTAVLEEVVVVGYGTAKKEDLTGAVDLVTPKDFNKGPINSAQQLITGKIAGVNVTSASGSPGDGQNITIRGLGSLSLTSEPLYVIDGVPIDNGGVGGSRNPLNIINPNDIASITVLKDASATAIYGSRAANGVIQITTKKGKDTNEFRFNTSYNRTIRNTVETVDVLNASEFRNLVQTIGNENQISRLGDANTDWQDQIYADQAMGGEFNTSALGNAYGVPMRVSLGYSDQNGILRGDNFSRLTGSLNLTPTLLDEKLKLTFNARGSYVENTFADRGAIGAAVAFDPTQPVFDENSPFANYYTWLDGDRQRGLATTNPVALLDLIDDTSEVRRFITNLKADYKLTDELTATINAGYDESNSNGRRITSSDIPTSDAPGSGLQTGARTEFSQIQKNKLFDAYLNYKGSLNDVHNIDATAGYSYQEFEFDNFSYDSEREEQGLESEFIDKSRSVLLSYFGRVNYNFDSKYLVTATLRADASSKLNPDDRWGYFPSFSAAWNIHNEDFIEESSVINELKLRAGYGEVGNVNGLGDYRFLTRYVASQQTANYQFGNSFLQTFRPEPVNEDLKWEVGSTINVGLDYAILDNRISGSINAYRRETKDLIAFTLVDPFTNFGNRIDANIGDMVNKGIEFTLNLTPVDTDDFQWDINYNISFNDNEITRLPDEQNVGGISGGTGNNVQIHREGESPFSFYVYEQVYDSNGSPIEGVFVDRNNDGIINNDDRYIKEDPYADVLMGLNTNLSYKNWDLSIQSRASLGNYAYDNVASANGYERRATDNQILSNLHVDYLNTGFKAITEQNLLSDYYVQEASFFRIDNITLGYNFDSLSKNANFRVYGSLQNALVVTDYDGIDPEISGGIDNNFYPRPRTLVIGVNVDF
- a CDS encoding RagB/SusD family nutrient uptake outer membrane protein, with the translated sequence MKRTILKFSFIALSALLVMSCHDELDQTPIDPDTVTEQDVFADAKQAKGALAKLYASLALTGQQGPSGQPDISGIDEGFSQYTRMLYNLNELTTDHAVVGWGDPGLPDLHAMSWSSGNDFTEAMYYRLAQEVSFTNSFIANANLLADPVVEQYIAEARFLRAFAYYNLMDLYGNVPLTTEISTELPEQATRTEIFTFVEDELLDIQSNLAADGSNEYGRVDEVAAWALLSKLYLNAEVFTGEARYNEAVEYSEKVINSSYSINTNDANGNGSAYDELFLADNNVNGAQNEFIFTLNFDGLQSQTFGGTTFLTHASIGGNMNALDYGVNAGWAGLRTTEALVKKFDVSDDALNNSFTTISNWAIIGSATPNGWSDPDTDMYEIAPDVYQVFATLTDGEMKFRRDNLWDNNYGGADGNVVFNGDNISVDAGRYLITFNLNNNTYTLESIYDYLPDSRAMFYTNGQSLEIEEIPPFEQGFAVTKFKNIDSNGNQGSDNTGNYVDTDYPVIRLPEIYLNYAEATLRGGNGSEATAVNLINEIRERAYGNSSANINSSDLTLEFVLDERSRELYWEGQRRTDLIRYNLFTTNDYLWPFKGDAQNGVSVPEFRTLFPIPNDLLSINPNLTQNEGY
- a CDS encoding DUF1853 family protein, encoding MKIIDQYKAFFKTPLLVKNPDDFIKNIRVFDFKPDNYSLSPQFETNQKFIGKRAELFMLEALQQSEQYEAIAHSLQIITQKQTLGEFDFLVRDLVSAEVFQLELVYKVYLFDASLSTTADFCWIGPNRRDRFEDKLHKLKTKQFPLLYQKNATSELEGLGLKQNSIQQRLCFKAMLFKPFQEKLPVFKTLTDVQIEGEWLTKQLFYKQDWSRYHFTMPQKLNWFNAVNRVEQWFTLEQICPDIDNYLASGRSVLLFVSDHNKRFFKLFLTNW
- a CDS encoding NAD(P)H-dependent oxidoreductase, with translation MDTIEALKWRYAAKKFDDNKIVPQSILDKIIEGFNLTPTSYGLQPLKLIVISNQDLKNELFQHSFNQQQVKTASHLLVICREETINQAFIEDNFELIKSIRETPDEILSPFREFLIKDFNEKTDDEISKWANNQAYLALGNVLTICALEKIDASPMEGFLPHKYDEVLDLKSRKLKSVLVCAIGYRSNDDEFASFKKVRRPLSETIIEIK